One Microbacterium keratanolyticum DNA window includes the following coding sequences:
- a CDS encoding AAA family ATPase has protein sequence MPDRLIVINGMAGSGKTTLARPLAAALGVPLIAKDAIKEALGDAVSVSLPTRSIGALATDALWRIVGMLDGTVMVESVWLTGRDEEWFRRGWESVGAPRGIELWCSAPHEVMRERFLTRVRHAVHDDASRIDDWEAAARVAAPITGLTTLHVDTSQPVDIGRLAAHVRQTLESDTHA, from the coding sequence ATGCCTGATCGACTGATCGTCATCAACGGCATGGCCGGTTCAGGCAAGACGACGCTCGCCCGGCCTCTCGCCGCAGCGCTCGGCGTGCCATTGATTGCGAAGGATGCGATCAAGGAAGCCTTGGGCGATGCGGTGAGCGTTTCGCTGCCGACGCGCAGCATCGGTGCGCTTGCGACCGACGCACTCTGGAGGATCGTCGGAATGCTGGACGGCACGGTGATGGTCGAGTCCGTCTGGCTCACGGGACGCGACGAAGAGTGGTTCCGCCGCGGCTGGGAATCGGTGGGTGCCCCGCGCGGAATCGAGCTCTGGTGCTCGGCGCCACATGAGGTGATGCGCGAGCGATTCCTCACGAGGGTGCGGCATGCGGTGCATGATGACGCGTCACGTATCGACGACTGGGAAGCTGCAGCGCGCGTCGCCGCACCGATCACCGGACTCACGACGCTTCACGTCGATACGTCGCAGCCGGTCGACATCGGGCGACTCGCTGCGCACGTGAGACAGACGCTGGAATCCGATACGCACGCGTGA
- the gatC gene encoding Asp-tRNA(Asn)/Glu-tRNA(Gln) amidotransferase subunit GatC, whose protein sequence is MSEITPELVRHLGVLARIQLDDAEVTQLTGQLDAIVDNIAKVSEVATADVVATSHPIPMQNVFRPDVVGQPLTPEQALQNAPDSADGRFRVTAILGEEQ, encoded by the coding sequence GTGTCTGAAATCACCCCTGAACTCGTGCGTCATCTCGGCGTGCTCGCGCGTATCCAGCTCGACGATGCGGAGGTGACTCAGCTCACCGGGCAGCTCGACGCGATCGTCGACAACATCGCCAAGGTGTCTGAGGTCGCGACCGCTGACGTCGTTGCGACGAGCCACCCGATCCCCATGCAGAACGTCTTCCGCCCCGATGTGGTCGGCCAGCCGCTGACCCCGGAGCAGGCGCTGCAGAACGCGCCGGACTCGGCAGACGGGCGCTTCCGCGTGACCGCGATTCTGGGAGAAGAGCAGTGA
- a CDS encoding long-chain-fatty-acid--CoA ligase — translation MTTTYDPPRPWIASYAAGVPSDLAEVTGSLIDIVDASVRDYPDAPALEFFGRTTSYRDMQEAIDRAAAGLRDRGVRAGDPVAIVLPNCPQHIIAFYAVLRLGAVVVEHNPLYTPRELRKQFEDHGATHAIVWSKVVETVQEFPDDLAVRNLISVDVTRAMPFATRVALRLPIAKARESRAALTTAVRDATSWETLLASEPLPASHPRPQTDDLAIIQYTSGTTGTPKGASLTHRNLLANAAQAQAWVPSITRGNGCVVYAVLPMFHAYGLTLCLTFAMSMGARLVLFPKFDPDLVLAVMKKHPATFLPLVPPIADRLLAAAKEKGVSLAGTEVAISGAMALPHELVVPFEKASGGFLVEGYGLSECSPVLMANPVADNRVPGTVGLPLPGTECRVVDPENPAVDVEPGSAGELIVRGPQVFSGYYGKPEETEAVFVDGWYRTGDIVTIDDAGFVRIVDRIKELIITGGFNVAPTEVENALRQHPQVIDAAVVGLPSEHSGEEVVAAIVVESGADIDVEAIREFARGILTPYKVPRRLFVVDELPKSLIGKVLRRQVRERLLALTTGS, via the coding sequence ATGACGACGACGTACGACCCGCCTCGCCCCTGGATCGCCAGCTACGCGGCGGGTGTGCCCTCGGATCTCGCCGAGGTGACCGGCTCACTGATCGACATCGTCGACGCCTCGGTGCGCGACTATCCGGATGCTCCGGCGTTGGAGTTCTTCGGTCGGACGACGAGCTACCGGGACATGCAGGAGGCCATCGACCGCGCGGCCGCCGGTCTTCGTGATCGCGGTGTGCGCGCTGGCGACCCCGTCGCGATCGTGCTGCCCAACTGCCCCCAGCACATCATCGCGTTCTATGCCGTCCTCCGGCTGGGCGCCGTCGTCGTCGAGCACAACCCGCTCTACACCCCCCGCGAGCTGCGCAAGCAGTTCGAAGACCACGGCGCGACGCACGCGATCGTGTGGAGCAAGGTCGTCGAGACCGTGCAGGAATTCCCCGATGACCTCGCGGTGCGCAACCTCATCTCCGTCGACGTCACCCGCGCGATGCCCTTCGCGACGCGCGTCGCGCTCCGACTCCCCATCGCAAAGGCCCGCGAGTCCCGCGCCGCGCTGACGACCGCCGTGCGCGACGCCACATCGTGGGAGACGCTCCTCGCGTCCGAGCCGCTCCCCGCCTCGCATCCGCGTCCGCAGACAGACGACCTCGCGATCATCCAGTACACCTCGGGAACCACCGGCACCCCCAAGGGCGCGTCGCTGACACACCGCAACCTGCTCGCCAATGCCGCGCAAGCGCAAGCCTGGGTTCCCTCGATCACGCGGGGGAACGGATGCGTCGTCTACGCCGTACTCCCCATGTTCCACGCCTACGGGCTGACCCTGTGCCTCACCTTCGCCATGTCCATGGGCGCCCGTCTCGTGCTGTTCCCGAAGTTCGACCCTGATCTGGTGCTTGCCGTCATGAAGAAGCATCCGGCCACCTTCCTGCCGCTCGTGCCGCCGATCGCCGATCGTCTGCTCGCCGCAGCGAAGGAGAAGGGTGTGTCACTCGCGGGCACCGAGGTCGCAATCTCCGGAGCGATGGCACTGCCGCACGAACTCGTCGTTCCGTTCGAGAAGGCCTCCGGAGGGTTCCTCGTCGAGGGCTACGGACTCAGCGAGTGCTCCCCCGTGCTCATGGCCAACCCGGTCGCCGACAACCGCGTGCCGGGAACCGTCGGTCTTCCCCTGCCCGGCACGGAATGTCGGGTCGTCGACCCGGAGAACCCCGCCGTCGATGTCGAGCCGGGATCTGCGGGCGAACTCATCGTGCGTGGACCGCAGGTGTTCTCCGGCTACTACGGCAAGCCGGAGGAGACCGAAGCGGTCTTCGTCGACGGCTGGTATCGCACCGGCGACATCGTCACGATCGACGACGCCGGCTTCGTGCGGATCGTCGATCGCATCAAGGAGCTCATCATCACGGGCGGCTTCAACGTGGCTCCGACCGAGGTCGAGAACGCCCTGCGCCAGCACCCTCAGGTGATCGATGCCGCCGTCGTCGGCCTGCCGAGCGAGCATTCCGGCGAGGAGGTCGTCGCCGCGATCGTCGTCGAATCCGGCGCGGACATTGATGTCGAGGCGATCCGTGAGTTCGCCCGTGGCATCCTGACGCCCTACAAGGTCCCGCGCCGTCTCTTCGTCGTCGACGAGCTGCCCAAATCCCTCATCGGGAAGGTGCTGCGTCGACAGGTTCGCGAGCGCCTGCTCGCCCTCACGACCGGTTCCTGA
- the gatA gene encoding Asp-tRNA(Asn)/Glu-tRNA(Gln) amidotransferase subunit GatA: MSDIIRWSAAELAEKLSAGEVSSVEATQAHLDRIAAVEPQVNAFLHVHEGALAAAADVDRRRAAGEELGPVAGVPIAIKDVLVTTDQPSTSGSKILEGYMSPFDATVVARARAAGLVPLGKTNMDEFAMGSSTEFSAYGPTHNPWDLDRIPGGSGGGSAAAVAAFEAPLALGSDTGGSIRQPAHVTGTVGVKPTYGGVSRYGSIALASSLDQVGPVTRTVLDAGLLHDIIGGHDPKDSTSIPDAWPSFAAAAREGARGDVLKGLKVGVIRELPDSGFQPGVAASFRDALAKMEAQGAEIVEISAPNFEYGVAAYYLILPAEASSNLAKFDSVRFGLRVTPDGTPTVEDVMSATRDAGFGPEVKRRIILGTYALSAGYYDAYYGSAQKVRTLIQQDFANAFAQVDVIATPTAPTTAFRLGERLDDPLQMYLNDVTTIPANLAGVPGISIPSGLASDDGLPVGIQFLAPAREDARLYRVGAALETVLEDAWGGPLLNRAPELLGGKR, from the coding sequence GTGAGCGACATCATCCGCTGGTCAGCTGCAGAGCTGGCCGAGAAGCTTTCCGCCGGCGAGGTCTCGAGTGTCGAGGCCACACAGGCGCACCTCGACCGCATCGCCGCCGTCGAGCCTCAGGTCAACGCCTTCCTGCACGTGCACGAGGGTGCGCTCGCGGCTGCTGCCGATGTCGATCGTCGTCGAGCCGCGGGCGAAGAGCTCGGCCCGGTCGCTGGCGTCCCGATCGCGATCAAGGACGTGCTCGTCACGACCGATCAGCCCTCGACCAGCGGCTCGAAGATCCTTGAGGGATACATGTCGCCGTTCGATGCGACCGTCGTCGCCCGTGCGCGCGCTGCCGGCCTCGTGCCGCTCGGCAAGACGAACATGGACGAGTTCGCGATGGGATCGTCGACGGAGTTCTCGGCCTACGGTCCGACGCACAACCCCTGGGACCTCGACCGCATCCCGGGCGGTTCCGGTGGTGGATCGGCTGCGGCCGTCGCCGCGTTCGAGGCGCCCCTCGCGCTCGGATCTGACACGGGCGGATCGATCCGCCAGCCCGCGCACGTGACCGGCACCGTGGGCGTCAAGCCCACCTATGGCGGTGTCAGCCGCTACGGCTCGATCGCGCTCGCCTCCAGCCTCGACCAGGTCGGTCCCGTCACCCGCACGGTGCTCGACGCCGGTCTGCTGCACGACATCATCGGTGGGCACGACCCCAAGGATTCCACGTCGATCCCGGACGCGTGGCCGTCGTTCGCCGCCGCCGCCCGCGAGGGCGCACGGGGCGACGTGCTCAAGGGACTCAAGGTCGGCGTCATCCGCGAACTGCCCGATTCGGGTTTCCAGCCCGGTGTGGCCGCATCGTTCCGTGACGCGCTCGCGAAGATGGAGGCGCAGGGCGCAGAGATCGTCGAGATCTCAGCCCCGAACTTCGAGTACGGGGTCGCCGCCTACTATCTGATCCTTCCGGCTGAGGCATCCAGCAACCTGGCGAAGTTCGACTCGGTGCGCTTCGGTCTCCGCGTCACGCCCGACGGCACCCCGACCGTGGAAGACGTCATGTCGGCGACGCGCGACGCGGGCTTCGGTCCCGAGGTCAAGCGCCGCATCATCCTCGGCACCTACGCACTGTCTGCGGGCTACTACGACGCCTACTACGGCAGCGCCCAGAAGGTGCGCACGCTGATCCAGCAGGACTTCGCGAACGCCTTCGCGCAGGTGGACGTCATCGCGACACCGACGGCGCCGACCACGGCGTTCCGTCTTGGCGAGCGTCTCGACGACCCGCTGCAGATGTACCTCAACGATGTCACGACGATCCCCGCGAACCTCGCGGGCGTCCCCGGCATCTCGATCCCGTCGGGTCTCGCATCCGATGACGGTCTGCCCGTCGGCATCCAGTTCCTTGCACCTGCGCGTGAAGATGCACGCCTCTACCGCGTCGGCGCTGCTCTGGAGACGGTGCTCGAAGACGCCTGGGGTGGACCACTGCTGAACCGTGCCCCCGAGCTCCTGGGAGGAAAGCGCTGA
- the gatB gene encoding Asp-tRNA(Asn)/Glu-tRNA(Gln) amidotransferase subunit GatB, with protein MAAVKLMDYDKALELFEPVLGFEVHVELNTETKMFSDAPNPANEKYHAAEPNTLIAPVDMGLPGSLPVVNETAVRSSISLGLALGCEIAESSRFARKNYFYPDLGKNYQISQYDEPIAFEGSVEVELEDGTLVTIPVERAHMEEDAGKLTHMGGATGRIQGAEYSLVDYNRAGVPLVEIVTKVIFGAEHRAPEYAKAYVAAIRDIVRGLGISEARLERGNLRCDANVSLRRRGDEKLGTRTETKNVNSMRSVERAVRYEIQRQAQILADGGTITQETRHWHEDTGTTSPGRPKSDADDYRYFPEPDLLPVQPSRELVEELRAALPEQPIARRRRLKADWGFTDLEFQDVRNGGLLDEVEATIAAGTSPAAARKWWTGEITRLANAQEKAAADLISPANVAALQGLVDAGTLTDKLARQVLEGVIAGEGTPQEVVDARGLAVVSDDGALIAAIDEALASQPDVLAKIKDGKVQAAGAVIGAVMKAMKGQADAARVRELVLERAAQ; from the coding sequence ATGGCCGCCGTCAAGCTGATGGACTACGACAAGGCCCTTGAGCTGTTCGAGCCCGTGCTCGGCTTCGAGGTGCATGTCGAGCTCAACACCGAGACCAAGATGTTCTCGGATGCCCCCAACCCGGCCAATGAGAAGTACCACGCGGCCGAGCCGAACACGCTGATCGCGCCCGTCGACATGGGCCTGCCCGGCTCACTCCCCGTCGTCAATGAGACGGCCGTGCGCTCGTCGATCAGCCTCGGTCTCGCACTGGGCTGCGAGATCGCCGAGTCGAGCCGCTTCGCGCGCAAGAACTACTTCTACCCGGACCTGGGCAAGAACTATCAGATCTCTCAGTACGACGAGCCGATCGCCTTCGAGGGGTCTGTCGAGGTTGAGCTCGAGGACGGCACGCTCGTGACCATCCCCGTCGAGCGTGCACACATGGAAGAAGACGCGGGCAAGCTCACTCACATGGGTGGGGCCACCGGTCGCATCCAGGGGGCGGAGTACTCGCTCGTCGACTACAACCGTGCCGGTGTGCCGCTCGTCGAGATCGTGACGAAGGTCATCTTCGGCGCCGAGCACCGCGCGCCCGAGTACGCCAAGGCCTACGTCGCCGCGATCCGCGACATCGTGCGCGGCCTCGGCATCTCGGAGGCTCGTCTGGAGCGCGGTAACCTGCGCTGCGATGCGAACGTGTCGCTGCGTCGCCGAGGAGACGAGAAGCTCGGCACCCGCACCGAGACGAAGAACGTCAACTCGATGCGCTCGGTCGAGCGCGCCGTGCGCTACGAGATCCAGCGCCAGGCGCAGATCCTCGCCGACGGCGGAACGATCACGCAGGAGACCCGTCACTGGCACGAAGACACGGGCACGACCTCGCCGGGTCGCCCGAAGTCGGATGCCGATGACTACCGCTACTTCCCGGAGCCCGACCTGCTCCCCGTGCAGCCGTCGCGTGAGTTGGTCGAAGAGCTGCGTGCGGCTCTGCCGGAGCAGCCGATCGCTCGTCGTCGCCGGCTGAAGGCGGACTGGGGGTTCACTGATCTCGAATTCCAGGATGTCCGCAACGGCGGTCTGCTCGACGAGGTCGAGGCGACCATCGCCGCGGGCACTTCTCCTGCCGCAGCTCGCAAGTGGTGGACGGGTGAGATCACCCGCCTCGCCAACGCACAGGAGAAGGCCGCTGCCGACCTGATCAGCCCGGCGAACGTCGCCGCTCTGCAGGGCCTCGTCGACGCGGGAACGCTGACCGACAAGCTCGCCCGCCAGGTGCTCGAAGGCGTCATCGCCGGTGAGGGCACGCCGCAGGAGGTCGTCGACGCCCGCGGTCTCGCGGTCGTCTCGGACGACGGTGCGCTGATCGCGGCGATCGATGAGGCGCTCGCAAGCCAGCCCGACGTGCTCGCCAAGATCAAGGACGGGAAGGTGCAGGCCGCAGGTGCCGTCATCGGCGCTGTGATGAAGGCGATGAAGGGCCAGGCGGATGCCGCGCGCGTCCGTGAGCTGGTCCTGGAGCGTGCCGCGCAGTAA
- the dinB gene encoding DNA polymerase IV, which produces MGRGDGSGRIVSPPGADDTDTGILHVDMDAFYAAVEVLDDPSLRGLPLIIGAPDGRSVVSSASYEARRFGVRAAMPVGQALRLCPHAKIVPPNFPRYQEISANVMEIFESITPLVEPLSIDEAFLDVRGVRRLWGSPGEIAQLIRRRVQSEVGITCSVGVASTKHVAKMASTLSKPDGLLIIPGAATQRFLDTRPVRAMWGVGPKAAEALESRGIRTIADVRLTAPDVLERAVGAASAVRLQALARGEDAREVETTRVEKSIGHEETFDHDVDDREFLRSELLRLADRVATRLRRAGWEAGAVAIKVRFADFTTVTRSQTLSEPTSVGQRMGEHAQGLLEHVHRRDPVRLIGVRAERLRESGGVSALWDDDAEWRRIEGALDDARARFGARMITRARHVGTGEGRGAPQHPRAHGLD; this is translated from the coding sequence ATGGGACGCGGTGACGGCAGTGGGCGCATCGTCTCGCCTCCGGGAGCGGACGATACCGACACGGGAATCCTCCACGTCGACATGGATGCGTTCTATGCCGCTGTGGAGGTGCTCGACGACCCCTCTTTGCGCGGACTTCCTCTGATCATCGGCGCTCCCGACGGGCGATCGGTCGTGTCGAGCGCGTCGTACGAGGCGCGCCGTTTCGGTGTTCGGGCGGCGATGCCGGTCGGCCAGGCCCTGCGTCTGTGTCCGCACGCGAAGATCGTGCCCCCGAATTTTCCGCGCTACCAAGAGATCTCCGCGAACGTCATGGAGATCTTCGAGTCCATCACCCCGCTCGTCGAGCCACTGTCGATCGACGAGGCATTCCTCGATGTGCGGGGCGTGCGCCGGCTCTGGGGGTCGCCGGGCGAGATCGCTCAGCTGATTCGCAGAAGGGTGCAGAGCGAGGTCGGGATCACGTGCAGCGTCGGTGTCGCGAGCACGAAGCACGTCGCCAAGATGGCGTCGACACTCTCCAAACCCGACGGGTTGCTTATCATTCCGGGGGCCGCGACTCAGCGCTTCCTCGACACGCGTCCGGTGCGTGCGATGTGGGGTGTCGGTCCCAAGGCCGCCGAAGCGCTCGAGTCCCGGGGGATCCGCACGATCGCCGATGTCCGCCTGACTGCTCCGGACGTGCTCGAACGTGCGGTGGGCGCCGCATCCGCTGTGCGACTGCAGGCTCTTGCCCGAGGAGAAGACGCGCGTGAGGTGGAGACGACCCGCGTCGAGAAGAGCATCGGGCACGAAGAGACCTTCGATCACGACGTGGACGACAGAGAGTTCCTGCGTTCGGAACTGCTGCGTCTCGCCGACCGCGTCGCGACGCGCCTGCGGCGGGCAGGCTGGGAGGCGGGCGCTGTCGCGATCAAGGTGCGCTTTGCTGATTTCACCACGGTGACGCGCTCACAGACGCTCAGTGAGCCCACCTCTGTGGGGCAGCGCATGGGAGAGCACGCCCAGGGACTGCTTGAGCATGTGCATCGCCGTGACCCGGTGCGGCTCATCGGCGTGCGCGCGGAACGACTTCGCGAGTCCGGTGGCGTGAGCGCGCTCTGGGACGACGATGCCGAATGGCGGCGTATCGAGGGCGCGCTCGACGATGCGCGCGCTCGCTTCGGTGCACGCATGATCACGCGCGCACGGCACGTCGGAACAGGGGAGGGGCGTGGCGCCCCGCAGCATCCGAGAGCCCACGGTCTCGACTGA
- a CDS encoding DEAD/DEAH box helicase produces MTPEDAVQTEDPSVTPVTPGFEELGITGSVLKAIRDLGYETPSPIQAATIPTLLSGRDVVGMAQTGTGKTAAFALPVLERLDVSQKTPQALVLAPTRELALQVSEAFEAYATHMRGVHLLPVYGGQGYGVQLSALRRGVHVIVGTPGRIMDHLAKGTLDLSELKYLVLDEADEMLKMGFAEDVEQILAQTPVEKQVALFSATMPPQIRRLAQQYLRDPEEITIKSKTATNTNITQRYLVVSYAQKVDALTRILEVENFDGMIVFVRTKNETETLAEKLRARGYSAAAINGDVPQVQRERSVNQLKDGKLDILVATDVAARGLDVERISHVVNFDIPTDTESYVHRIGRTGRAGRTGDAISFITPRERYLLKHIEKATRQQPTQMQLPSTEDVNTTRLARFDDAITTALAETARIEKFRDVIAHYVRNHDVPEADVAAALAVVAQGDKPLLLDPADDPLARAVEFDNRPPRERNDRGDRGTREPRTERRGRGDYTAYRIEVGRRHRVEPRQIVGALANEGGLGRDDFGAINIRPDFSVVELPTNMDPAVLDKLRDTRISGRLIEIKPDRGPGARRSGGREGSYRDGDRGGDRYGERRERPRYDRPSRDGGDDRPARKPRHKY; encoded by the coding sequence GTGACCCCTGAAGATGCAGTGCAGACCGAAGACCCCTCGGTGACCCCCGTGACCCCCGGATTCGAGGAGCTCGGCATCACCGGGTCTGTCCTCAAGGCCATTCGCGATCTCGGCTACGAGACGCCATCGCCCATCCAGGCGGCGACCATCCCGACGCTCCTGTCCGGCCGCGATGTCGTGGGCATGGCGCAGACCGGAACCGGCAAGACCGCAGCGTTCGCGCTGCCTGTCCTCGAGCGTCTCGACGTCTCGCAGAAGACGCCGCAGGCCCTCGTCCTCGCTCCCACGCGTGAGCTCGCCCTCCAGGTCTCGGAGGCGTTCGAGGCCTACGCGACCCACATGCGCGGTGTGCATCTGCTGCCCGTGTACGGCGGCCAGGGATACGGCGTCCAGCTGTCGGCGCTCCGCCGCGGCGTGCACGTGATCGTCGGCACGCCCGGACGCATCATGGACCACCTCGCCAAGGGCACCCTCGATCTGTCCGAGCTCAAGTACCTCGTGCTGGACGAGGCCGACGAGATGCTCAAGATGGGCTTTGCGGAAGACGTCGAGCAGATCCTCGCCCAGACGCCCGTCGAGAAGCAGGTCGCCCTCTTCTCCGCGACGATGCCGCCGCAGATCCGCCGGCTCGCGCAGCAGTACCTGCGTGACCCGGAAGAGATCACGATCAAATCCAAGACCGCGACGAACACGAACATCACCCAGCGCTACCTCGTGGTGTCGTACGCGCAGAAGGTCGATGCGCTCACCCGCATCCTCGAGGTCGAGAACTTCGACGGCATGATCGTCTTCGTTCGCACCAAGAACGAGACCGAGACGCTCGCCGAGAAGCTGCGCGCCCGTGGCTACTCTGCAGCCGCCATCAACGGCGACGTCCCGCAGGTCCAGCGCGAACGCAGTGTCAACCAGCTCAAGGACGGCAAGCTCGACATCCTCGTCGCCACTGATGTCGCCGCTCGCGGTCTCGACGTCGAGCGCATCAGCCACGTCGTCAACTTCGACATCCCCACCGACACCGAGTCCTACGTGCACCGCATCGGCCGCACCGGGCGCGCCGGGCGCACGGGTGACGCGATCAGCTTCATCACGCCGCGCGAGCGCTACCTCCTGAAGCACATCGAAAAGGCCACACGCCAGCAGCCGACACAGATGCAGCTGCCGAGCACAGAAGACGTCAACACGACCCGCCTCGCGCGCTTCGACGACGCGATCACCACAGCGCTCGCTGAGACGGCACGCATCGAGAAGTTCCGCGATGTCATCGCCCACTACGTGCGCAACCACGACGTGCCCGAGGCCGACGTGGCCGCTGCCCTCGCGGTCGTCGCACAGGGCGACAAGCCGTTGCTCCTCGACCCGGCGGACGACCCGCTTGCCCGCGCGGTGGAGTTCGACAACCGTCCGCCGCGTGAACGCAACGACCGCGGGGACCGCGGAACGCGTGAGCCGCGCACCGAGCGTCGCGGACGTGGCGACTACACCGCGTACCGCATCGAGGTCGGTCGTCGTCACCGCGTCGAGCCGCGCCAGATCGTCGGGGCACTCGCGAACGAGGGCGGCCTCGGGCGTGACGACTTCGGAGCGATCAACATCCGCCCGGACTTCTCCGTGGTGGAGCTTCCGACCAACATGGATCCTGCGGTCCTCGACAAGCTGCGCGACACCCGCATCTCGGGTCGACTCATCGAGATCAAGCCCGACCGCGGACCCGGCGCACGTCGCAGCGGTGGCCGCGAGGGAAGCTACCGTGACGGCGATCGCGGCGGTGACCGATACGGCGAACGTCGTGAGCGCCCGCGCTACGACCGTCCCTCGCGTGACGGCGGCGACGACCGCCCGGCACGCAAGCCGCGCCACAAGTACTGA